A DNA window from Zingiber officinale cultivar Zhangliang chromosome 3A, Zo_v1.1, whole genome shotgun sequence contains the following coding sequences:
- the LOC122051943 gene encoding uncharacterized protein LOC122051943, with translation MGSPLFWIGVGVGLSVIFQVVANRLKVSFGNNKMIFLSLESVFYLLLLCHLCGHWEQYSMVVNIGINIRHSKNLAFVDVSPEELFHNERSFMNEVSKASPMVTQSAKEIQTNGTVKQNASSSTEQPNYRQLFNLFKAHKDPR, from the exons AT GGGTTCACCACTGTTTTGGATTGGAGTTGGAGTTGGTCTATCAGTCATTTTTCAAGTG GTTGCAAATAGATTAAAG GTCTCTTTTGGAAATAACAAGATGATCTTCCTATCCTTAGAAAG TGTTTTCTACTTGCTTCTCTTGTGTCATTTGTGTGGGCACTGGGAACAATATAGCATGGTTGTCAATATTGGTATCAATATCAGGCATTCAAAAAACTTAG CATTTGTGGATGTTTCTCCAGAAGAACTATTTCACAATGAACGTTCCTTTATGAATGAGGTATCAAAGGCAAGCCCAATGGTGACGCAATCAGCTAAGGAA ATACAAACGAATGGAACTGTAAAACAGAATGCAAGTTCTTCAACCGAACAACCTAATTATC gccaactgttcaatctgttcaaagctcacaaagatcCTAGATAA